One segment of Niabella beijingensis DNA contains the following:
- a CDS encoding S9 family peptidase: protein MRKLLITVSACFMLKANAQQPLSPETLLQLGRVSAVGISKDKKSVIYKVSTPNIAENKMDTKEYIIPLTGGQPTPLASSEGMVENNRIAPDGKHILSSEEVLLKKVMGKDRYPELDKTSAQVYTALNYRHWDKWFEGKFSHVFFAPYVNGQAGEKKDIMPDEPYFCPQQPFGGDEDFIWSPDSKKIIYVTKKSFGTEYAVSTNTDIYEYDITTGATTNLTESNKGYDVAPAFNQEGKMAWLQMKTAGYEADKNDLVVMTRNVTVNLTGHNDQINVSSFIWGNDNKTLFFIAPVDGTEQVFSVNDIGVTRMLPRIRQLTKGDFDISSILAQAGDELVVAKEDISRAAELYTLNIKTGALKQLSHVNDEAYQKIAPVKTERRWITTADNKKMMEWVVYPPGFDPSKKYPTLLYCQGGPQSATTQFYSYRWNFQLMASQGYIVVVPSRRGMPGFGTEWNEAVSKDWGGKVIQDYLDAIDDISKEPYVDKDSRAAVGASFGGYSVFALAGCHQKRFKTFIAHDGVFDFTAMTGTTDELWFENWEKGGYYWEKDNKAAQRSYAASPLNTVGNWDTPIMIVQGGKDYRVPVEQGQGAFQAAQLRGIKSKFLYFPDENHWVLKPQNALVWQREFFSWLKETL from the coding sequence ATGAGAAAATTATTGATCACCGTATCTGCATGTTTTATGCTAAAAGCGAATGCACAACAGCCTCTGAGTCCGGAAACCCTTTTACAATTGGGCAGGGTAAGCGCCGTAGGGATCTCCAAAGACAAAAAATCGGTCATTTACAAAGTATCCACGCCCAATATTGCCGAAAACAAAATGGATACAAAGGAATACATCATTCCGCTGACCGGCGGCCAGCCAACCCCGCTCGCCAGCTCCGAAGGAATGGTGGAGAATAACCGGATCGCTCCGGATGGAAAACACATCCTGAGCAGTGAGGAGGTGCTGTTAAAAAAAGTAATGGGTAAGGACCGCTATCCGGAACTGGATAAAACAAGCGCCCAGGTATATACGGCGCTCAATTACCGCCACTGGGACAAATGGTTTGAAGGAAAATTCAGTCATGTGTTCTTTGCTCCTTATGTTAACGGACAGGCCGGGGAGAAAAAAGACATTATGCCCGACGAACCCTATTTCTGCCCGCAGCAACCCTTTGGCGGTGATGAGGATTTTATATGGTCGCCCGACAGCAAAAAGATCATTTATGTGACCAAAAAATCCTTTGGTACCGAATACGCCGTCAGCACCAATACAGATATTTATGAATACGACATTACTACAGGAGCTACAACGAATCTTACAGAAAGCAATAAAGGATACGATGTGGCCCCCGCTTTCAACCAGGAGGGGAAAATGGCATGGCTCCAAATGAAAACAGCTGGTTATGAAGCCGACAAGAACGACCTGGTGGTAATGACACGGAACGTTACGGTAAACCTGACAGGACATAACGACCAGATCAATGTCTCCTCTTTTATCTGGGGTAACGACAACAAGACCCTGTTCTTTATTGCCCCCGTCGATGGTACCGAACAGGTGTTTTCGGTGAACGATATCGGCGTCACACGCATGCTGCCGCGCATCCGGCAACTTACGAAAGGTGATTTTGATATCAGTTCCATCCTTGCCCAGGCAGGCGACGAGCTGGTGGTAGCAAAAGAAGATATTTCACGGGCAGCAGAACTTTACACCCTGAACATTAAAACAGGCGCCCTGAAACAACTGAGCCATGTAAATGATGAAGCCTATCAGAAGATCGCCCCGGTTAAAACCGAGCGCCGGTGGATAACAACGGCAGACAATAAAAAAATGATGGAATGGGTGGTATATCCTCCCGGCTTTGATCCGTCAAAAAAATATCCCACCCTGCTCTATTGCCAGGGTGGTCCGCAATCCGCCACCACGCAGTTTTATTCTTATCGCTGGAACTTTCAGCTAATGGCGTCACAGGGCTATATAGTGGTCGTTCCCTCACGGCGCGGCATGCCCGGGTTCGGAACAGAATGGAATGAAGCGGTGAGCAAAGATTGGGGAGGTAAAGTGATACAGGATTACCTGGATGCCATCGACGATATATCAAAAGAACCTTATGTGGATAAAGACAGCAGGGCTGCAGTAGGCGCCAGCTTTGGAGGTTATTCTGTTTTTGCGCTGGCCGGCTGTCATCAAAAACGGTTTAAAACCTTTATCGCCCATGATGGTGTTTTTGATTTTACGGCAATGACCGGAACCACCGATGAGCTTTGGTTCGAGAACTGGGAGAAAGGTGGCTATTACTGGGAAAAGGACAACAAAGCGGCACAGCGTTCTTATGCTGCTTCTCCGTTAAATACAGTTGGCAACTGGGATACACCTATTATGATCGTACAGGGAGGAAAGGATTACCGCGTGCCTGTCGAGCAGGGACAGGGAGCTTTTCAGGCTGCACAGCTGAGGGGCATTAAAAGCAAGTTCCTCTATTTTCCAGATGAGAACCATTGGGTATTAAAACCGCAGAACGCCCTGGTATGGCAGCGGGAATTCTTTTCCTGGTTAAAAGAGACCTTATAA
- a CDS encoding SusC/RagA family TonB-linked outer membrane protein translates to MSRCRNWIIVFLTLIGVWNATPSVAQDNRQRISGSVTNQAGEPLQGVSVLVKGTTTGTLTDAKGVFNLSVPSRANTTLEFSFTGYESLEKAVEGNGRINVVLTADTKGLDEVVVIGYGTARRKDLTGAVASVQATKLEKEAPRSVQDLLRGNAAGIIIGQSNPGNVARGDADILVRGSGTLKAGSNPLNVVDGVIFDGTFADLNPNDIQSIDILKDASATAVYGAKAANGVVLITTKKGAAGKPRITFNANLGFVEKAGMPRVMNGEEFLNWRYDYEVGKRTDAFLNQYPEMFIDPRKLTNVNSLDWYNYDQKTPVTSVTDEQLIRTWLTRLELKAPEIDNYMANKVTDWQDLVFQRGFQQDYTAAVSNKNDNSSYYFSLNHVDREGIVVGNRFKNFRTRLNLESKVTSFLKVGANTNFAVRNEGFLQANWGQSAVISPYGSNNLDDPNSIYQRLPTGDATPVNPFYDNQFRDRKDLYSTLNSSLYGIITLPFGFEFQSNFTPSFTWREYYNHESSLSLEWNAKGGASERRFEKTYNWQVDNVLRWKRRFDIHSFEVTLLQNAEKGQYWMTKATTSNYSPSDILGYHRIQAGTVPLNESNDTYRTGEALMARLFYSLKDKYMLTASVRRDGYSAFGTKNPRATFPALAFAWDFSEESFMKNTSGWLDYAKLRLSWGKNGNRDIGQYEALSDMTSGLHPYIDQSGNVYIASQLYVNRMANLALKWESKASYNIGLDFSLFKSRLSGTIDAYTANTYDLLVDRALPEIIGFNSVAANLGQMNNKGFEVSLNGIIIRKKDFGWNSSFIFMLNRRKIVHLYGDMIDVKDASGNVIGQKEADDIKNHWFIGQDPDRYWNYERTGVWQIGEEAAAQKYGNQPGDFKYKDQNGDSLMTDADRIFQGYKSPRFRWTWRNDFNYKQFSLSVFIYSNWGQREQFNRASNNSSFPDRTTDYVQPRWTPENPINDYARIGSKNIGTNYVDRSFIRLDNVSLSYAVPQSWLNAIKAQSLRISASVRNVAFWAPHWKYGDPESGGYRTRDGDGNEYTPGQPTPRTYNLSLNLTL, encoded by the coding sequence ATGAGCAGATGTAGAAACTGGATAATTGTCTTTTTGACACTTATCGGGGTTTGGAATGCGACCCCTTCTGTTGCGCAAGACAACCGGCAGCGGATCTCCGGCTCGGTCACCAATCAGGCCGGTGAACCCTTACAGGGCGTTTCTGTTTTGGTAAAAGGTACAACAACAGGAACGCTCACCGATGCAAAAGGGGTATTTAATCTGTCGGTTCCCAGCCGCGCAAATACAACACTTGAATTTTCATTCACGGGGTACGAATCGCTGGAAAAGGCCGTTGAAGGTAATGGGCGTATTAACGTAGTGCTTACTGCCGACACGAAGGGCCTCGACGAGGTTGTGGTGATCGGGTATGGAACTGCACGGAGAAAAGACCTCACCGGAGCCGTCGCTTCCGTACAGGCAACAAAGCTGGAAAAAGAAGCCCCCCGGTCGGTACAGGATCTCTTAAGGGGCAATGCCGCGGGTATCATAATCGGCCAGAGCAACCCAGGCAATGTGGCAAGAGGCGATGCCGATATCCTGGTAAGAGGATCGGGCACACTCAAAGCAGGAAGCAATCCTTTGAATGTGGTGGACGGGGTCATTTTCGACGGAACATTTGCCGATCTCAACCCCAATGACATACAATCGATCGATATCCTGAAGGATGCCAGTGCCACGGCGGTTTACGGTGCAAAGGCCGCAAATGGCGTGGTACTGATCACCACTAAAAAAGGCGCCGCGGGCAAACCCCGGATCACCTTTAACGCAAACCTGGGCTTTGTGGAAAAAGCAGGCATGCCCCGGGTTATGAATGGTGAGGAATTCCTGAACTGGCGCTACGATTATGAAGTGGGAAAAAGAACCGACGCGTTTCTCAACCAGTATCCGGAGATGTTTATAGACCCCCGTAAGCTGACCAATGTAAATTCTCTGGACTGGTACAACTATGATCAGAAAACACCGGTGACCTCGGTTACTGATGAGCAGCTGATCCGTACCTGGTTAACCCGGCTCGAATTAAAAGCGCCCGAAATAGACAATTATATGGCGAACAAGGTTACCGACTGGCAGGATCTTGTTTTCCAACGTGGGTTTCAACAGGATTATACCGCTGCTGTTTCCAATAAAAATGACAACTCCAGTTATTATTTCTCGTTGAACCATGTAGACAGGGAAGGAATTGTTGTGGGGAACCGATTTAAGAATTTCCGGACGAGGCTGAACCTAGAATCAAAGGTCACTTCATTTCTGAAAGTTGGAGCCAATACCAATTTTGCCGTTCGGAATGAGGGCTTTCTTCAGGCCAACTGGGGGCAGTCCGCCGTTATTTCACCTTATGGTTCCAATAACCTGGATGATCCCAACAGTATCTACCAGCGTCTTCCCACGGGAGATGCCACACCGGTAAACCCGTTTTACGATAACCAGTTCAGGGATCGTAAAGATCTGTACAGCACACTGAATTCAAGCCTTTATGGTATTATTACCCTTCCGTTCGGCTTCGAATTCCAGTCGAATTTTACTCCCTCTTTTACCTGGAGAGAATATTATAATCATGAGTCTTCGCTGAGTCTGGAATGGAACGCAAAAGGAGGTGCCAGTGAGCGCAGATTTGAAAAAACTTACAACTGGCAGGTTGACAATGTACTTCGCTGGAAGCGCCGCTTTGATATTCATAGTTTTGAGGTCACCCTTTTGCAAAACGCGGAGAAGGGACAATACTGGATGACCAAGGCTACCACTTCCAACTACAGCCCCAGTGATATTCTCGGGTACCATCGCATACAGGCAGGAACCGTACCGCTGAATGAAAGCAACGACACTTATAGAACTGGAGAGGCCCTGATGGCGCGTTTGTTTTATTCGCTAAAAGATAAATATATGCTGACCGCTTCTGTAAGAAGGGACGGCTATTCCGCCTTTGGCACAAAGAATCCACGGGCAACTTTTCCGGCGCTGGCGTTTGCCTGGGACTTCTCAGAAGAAAGTTTTATGAAAAATACCTCCGGCTGGCTCGACTATGCCAAACTGCGGCTTTCCTGGGGGAAAAACGGGAACCGGGATATCGGACAGTATGAAGCATTATCAGATATGACCTCAGGACTGCATCCATACATTGATCAATCAGGCAATGTGTACATTGCTTCCCAGCTTTATGTAAACCGCATGGCCAACCTTGCATTAAAATGGGAGTCCAAGGCCTCCTATAATATTGGTCTGGATTTTTCCCTGTTCAAAAGCAGGCTGAGCGGCACCATCGATGCCTATACTGCCAACACCTACGACCTGCTGGTAGACCGGGCACTACCGGAAATTATAGGGTTTAACAGTGTGGCAGCCAATTTGGGGCAAATGAACAACAAGGGATTTGAGGTTAGCCTGAATGGTATTATTATTCGGAAGAAAGATTTCGGATGGAACAGTTCCTTCATCTTTATGCTGAACCGCCGCAAAATTGTGCATTTATATGGCGATATGATTGATGTAAAAGATGCCAGTGGAAATGTGATCGGGCAAAAAGAAGCGGATGATATTAAAAACCACTGGTTCATCGGCCAGGACCCCGATCGCTACTGGAACTATGAACGCACCGGCGTATGGCAGATCGGAGAAGAAGCTGCTGCGCAGAAATACGGCAACCAACCCGGGGATTTTAAATACAAAGATCAGAATGGGGACAGCTTAATGACAGACGCAGATCGGATCTTCCAGGGCTATAAAAGCCCGCGGTTCCGCTGGACCTGGAGAAATGATTTCAATTATAAACAGTTCAGTCTTTCTGTCTTCATTTATTCCAACTGGGGACAAAGGGAACAATTCAACCGGGCCAGCAACAACTCCAGTTTTCCTGATCGGACTACCGATTATGTGCAGCCCCGATGGACGCCGGAAAATCCCATCAACGATTATGCCCGCATCGGATCCAAGAATATTGGTACCAACTATGTGGACCGGTCATTCATACGTTTAGATAATGTGTCTCTATCCTATGCCGTACCTCAGTCCTGGCTAAACGCTATAAAAGCGCAGAGCCTGCGTATTTCTGCTTCTGTAAGAAACGTAGCGTTCTGGGCGCCACACTGGAAGTATGGAGATCCGGAATCCGGTGGATACCGGACACGGGACGGTGACGGCAATGAATATACACCGGGACAACCCACACCCCGTACCTATAACTTAAGCCTTAATCTTACACTTTAA
- a CDS encoding RagB/SusD family nutrient uptake outer membrane protein codes for MTCNNIYIRISLCSILMLTAVACNKEWLKPKPLSFYEPGIALSDARGLYSTLTSCERNMRHEYFGDAAPILTEIIQSEVAVEGTTDKAGPQMDMDISLLPDAQLNSTDYTKIGWYWYEGYKGVKYANSVISRIDDATFTDENQKNAILGAAYFQRAYRYFKLVHQFGDVPFIDKEINEPKYDFYSSDRWGILEHIKKDLEFAYQWVPDNVDRGRTSKAACGVLLMKVCMALTDFPRAIEVGKEIVAAHPLMKNRFTSNKDKAHTNLMFDLHSVEAKLDMSNTEGLMYVVSYPEVDGSDRIQTMRNGVPFWNSGNIKTPDGKAGTSVPIAAGETDPELDLNKTYGRGIGRLRPTWYYTNEIWRADKEANDMRGILNHDSWRRMEDLRYNHPDLKKNNSPWYGKNFVKPAAMSVEDTIRLWFSWPHYKLFVPDPLQTQWAGGETPWYIYRSAEVYLMLAECYYWQNDPGSAATAMNEVRTRAGAEPLTAADINIGEILDERARELYYEENRHIELVRIAYTYAKTGKPCEIFGGHVYQLNNISGPGGANSNVKQMGINFWYDRVVSRSNFYNKGVKHKWAEYKVSVHHILWPVPSNVINTNLKGVINQNIGYPGADRNVPPLPVE; via the coding sequence ATGACCTGCAATAATATATATATAAGGATATCGCTTTGTTCGATACTGATGCTCACCGCAGTCGCCTGCAATAAAGAATGGCTAAAACCCAAGCCGCTCTCGTTCTATGAGCCTGGTATTGCCCTTTCAGACGCACGGGGCCTGTATTCAACTCTTACCTCCTGTGAACGGAATATGCGTCACGAATATTTTGGAGATGCGGCACCCATACTTACCGAGATCATCCAATCGGAAGTTGCTGTCGAAGGTACTACCGACAAGGCCGGTCCTCAGATGGACATGGACATCTCATTACTGCCCGACGCACAATTAAACAGTACCGATTATACCAAAATAGGCTGGTACTGGTATGAAGGATACAAAGGCGTCAAATATGCGAATTCGGTGATATCAAGGATCGATGACGCTACTTTTACTGATGAAAATCAAAAGAATGCCATTTTGGGCGCCGCTTATTTTCAAAGAGCGTACCGGTATTTTAAACTGGTGCATCAATTCGGTGATGTGCCGTTTATCGATAAAGAAATTAATGAACCCAAATATGACTTTTACTCCTCCGATCGCTGGGGCATCCTGGAACACATCAAAAAAGACCTGGAGTTCGCCTATCAATGGGTACCGGATAATGTCGATCGCGGCCGTACTTCGAAAGCTGCATGTGGCGTGTTGTTGATGAAGGTCTGTATGGCACTGACCGATTTCCCCCGCGCCATCGAGGTCGGCAAAGAGATTGTTGCGGCCCACCCCCTGATGAAAAACCGGTTCACGTCCAACAAGGATAAGGCACACACCAACCTGATGTTTGATCTGCATAGCGTGGAAGCCAAGCTTGATATGTCAAACACAGAAGGATTGATGTATGTTGTATCCTATCCTGAAGTAGATGGATCTGACCGGATACAGACCATGCGCAACGGCGTGCCTTTCTGGAACAGCGGCAATATTAAGACACCGGACGGAAAAGCAGGAACAAGTGTACCCATAGCTGCAGGAGAAACGGATCCTGAATTGGATCTTAATAAAACCTATGGCCGGGGTATCGGAAGATTGCGGCCTACCTGGTACTATACCAATGAAATCTGGCGTGCCGACAAAGAAGCCAATGATATGCGGGGCATTTTGAACCACGACAGCTGGCGCAGGATGGAAGACCTGAGATACAACCACCCCGATCTAAAGAAAAACAACAGTCCCTGGTACGGCAAAAACTTTGTAAAACCTGCCGCCATGAGTGTGGAGGATACCATCCGCCTCTGGTTCTCCTGGCCGCATTACAAATTGTTTGTTCCTGATCCTTTACAAACACAATGGGCGGGTGGTGAAACCCCCTGGTATATCTACCGTTCCGCAGAAGTATACCTGATGCTGGCAGAGTGTTACTATTGGCAGAATGACCCGGGATCGGCTGCCACGGCAATGAATGAAGTGCGCACCCGGGCCGGCGCGGAACCTTTAACCGCTGCCGATATCAATATCGGGGAGATCCTGGATGAACGGGCCCGCGAACTGTATTATGAAGAGAACCGGCATATTGAGCTGGTGCGGATCGCCTACACCTACGCAAAAACGGGCAAGCCCTGCGAAATATTCGGCGGACATGTATATCAACTGAATAACATCAGCGGTCCGGGTGGAGCCAATTCCAATGTCAAACAAATGGGTATTAATTTCTGGTACGACCGGGTGGTAAGCCGGAGTAATTTTTACAACAAGGGCGTCAAACACAAGTGGGCAGAGTACAAGGTGAGTGTGCATCATATCCTTTGGCCGGTACCCTCCAATGTGATCAATACAAATTTAAAAGGTGTTATCAACCAGAATATCGGCTACCCCGGAGCCGACAGAAATGTACCTCCACTACCTGTGGAATAA
- a CDS encoding GNAT family N-acetyltransferase: MTDHLPTPPHFSLQPVLEDERVQLIPLKENDFEQLYAVASDPAIWQQHPNKNRYQREVFNTFFEGALQSGGAFLVADKTYGRLAGSTRFYNYDAVENSIFIGYTFYATAYWGTGLNTRVKRLMLDYIFRFAGAVYFHIGAENYRSQKAIEKLGAVKLREEWVAYHGEPDRLNFVYRILNEASK; this comes from the coding sequence ATGACGGACCATCTCCCCACCCCGCCCCACTTTTCCCTGCAACCAGTACTGGAAGACGAACGGGTGCAGCTTATTCCGTTAAAGGAAAACGATTTTGAACAATTGTATGCAGTAGCATCCGACCCGGCGATCTGGCAACAGCATCCCAATAAGAACCGCTACCAGCGGGAAGTATTCAACACTTTTTTTGAAGGAGCCCTTCAAAGCGGCGGTGCCTTTCTTGTTGCGGATAAAACCTATGGCCGCCTGGCGGGCAGCACCCGGTTTTATAATTATGACGCTGTTGAAAACAGCATCTTTATCGGTTATACATTTTATGCAACGGCATACTGGGGAACAGGCCTGAACACAAGGGTGAAACGGCTTATGCTGGATTATATTTTCCGGTTTGCCGGCGCCGTATATTTTCACATCGGCGCGGAAAACTACCGGTCTCAAAAAGCCATAGAAAAACTGGGTGCCGTAAAACTAAGGGAAGAATGGGTGGCTTACCACGGCGAACCGGACCGGTTAAATTTTGTATACCGGATCCTTAATGAAGCGTCCAAATAA
- a CDS encoding basic secretory family protein yields the protein MGMRFFLLVSGILIGGSSAAAGKDSVFDYEGSRFERNGYVLHFTSNAAGFSKDVKKKMIEAFFVVYPRLVADFNARSAKEVYFKIDTAYKGVAATGGGNVVYSPEWFARHPDDIDVVTHEVMHIVQDYGRSVGPWWITEGIADYIRFKYGVNNEGAGWKLPGYTVKQKYTDSYRVTARFLAWIESKVKPGTVKALNKALREHTYTPESWEQVTGKSIDDLWAAYTKDPVL from the coding sequence ATGGGTATGCGCTTTTTTTTACTGGTATCAGGCATTCTGATAGGGGGCAGTTCCGCGGCGGCTGGGAAGGATTCTGTTTTTGACTATGAAGGAAGCCGCTTTGAGCGGAATGGTTATGTGTTGCATTTTACCTCGAATGCTGCTGGTTTCAGCAAGGATGTAAAAAAGAAAATGATCGAAGCTTTTTTCGTGGTGTACCCCCGGCTGGTTGCAGATTTTAATGCGCGGTCGGCAAAGGAAGTGTATTTTAAAATCGATACGGCTTATAAAGGAGTGGCTGCCACAGGTGGAGGTAATGTTGTGTACAGTCCGGAGTGGTTTGCCCGGCATCCGGACGATATTGACGTGGTAACGCACGAGGTAATGCATATTGTTCAGGACTATGGCCGGAGCGTGGGACCCTGGTGGATCACGGAGGGTATAGCAGATTATATCCGTTTCAAATATGGTGTGAATAATGAAGGCGCGGGCTGGAAGCTGCCCGGGTACACGGTAAAGCAAAAATACACGGACAGCTACCGGGTCACTGCCCGCTTCCTCGCCTGGATCGAGTCCAAAGTAAAACCCGGCACGGTAAAGGCGCTGAATAAGGCACTGCGGGAACATACGTACACACCAGAAAGCTGGGAGCAGGTCACCGGAAAATCAATTGATGACCTGTGGGCAGCATATACCAAAGACCCGGTGTTGTAA
- a CDS encoding DUF4271 domain-containing protein has translation MTRLFIIFLLSCCAISAAGQKKDSTKEPQQASRQTAKPDSNRKAGTTAPATKKTTAPKQTQPAKQQAGAKQQAAAKKDTGAATPVKTAGNKTKTTRQPAVNTKTSLQKDSVRRKNIQPGTAGRPALKKDSATVKKVQHTPGIRRDSVRRVANAAPAVKKDTTSAPPLSAADSARRSLAIADSIREERRLAALEQNFNLTRQILEQHPYYAFGKPPVISPYSKREKSSGEEIYFYTLAGIMLLFAGFKTAFAKYFENLTTLFFRRTLKQRQLEQQLSQNTLPSLLFNILFVLVAGYYLSLMAEQLSSRELPYPFWQLFAFAVLLVAIVYIAKFFLLKLFGWLFRIQHLTDAYIFLIFLVSKILVLFLLPVIVITALGGTGVKTIIWTLSWIVIAALFLYRFVIALQMAQKSNKISLFHFFVYLVAFELLPAFVIYKFILHFLTGNSVPLHPI, from the coding sequence TTGACCCGTTTATTCATCATATTTCTTCTGAGTTGTTGTGCCATCAGCGCGGCCGGGCAAAAAAAAGACAGTACCAAAGAACCACAGCAAGCATCCCGGCAGACGGCAAAACCCGATTCCAACCGCAAGGCAGGGACTACTGCGCCCGCAACAAAAAAAACCACCGCTCCAAAGCAAACACAACCGGCAAAACAACAGGCGGGCGCAAAACAGCAGGCAGCAGCAAAAAAAGATACAGGGGCTGCAACACCCGTAAAAACAGCCGGCAACAAAACGAAGACCACCCGGCAGCCGGCCGTCAATACAAAAACATCACTGCAGAAGGATTCCGTGCGCAGAAAAAATATACAACCCGGAACAGCCGGTCGTCCGGCTCTGAAGAAGGATTCAGCCACTGTAAAAAAAGTACAACATACACCCGGCATACGGCGGGATTCCGTCCGCCGTGTTGCTAATGCGGCTCCCGCTGTTAAAAAAGACACAACGTCCGCTCCCCCATTGTCTGCCGCAGACTCCGCCCGGCGGAGCCTTGCCATTGCAGACAGTATTAGAGAAGAACGGCGGCTGGCTGCCCTGGAACAGAATTTCAACCTCACCCGGCAAATCCTGGAGCAGCATCCTTATTATGCATTTGGCAAACCGCCGGTAATCTCCCCCTACAGCAAGCGGGAAAAATCTTCCGGCGAAGAGATCTATTTTTATACGCTTGCCGGTATTATGCTGCTCTTTGCAGGATTTAAAACCGCCTTTGCAAAATATTTTGAGAACCTGACCACCCTGTTTTTCCGGCGCACGCTCAAACAGCGGCAGCTGGAACAACAACTCAGTCAGAACACGCTCCCCTCCCTGCTTTTTAATATCCTGTTTGTGTTGGTTGCCGGCTACTACCTGTCCCTGATGGCGGAACAACTTTCTTCCCGGGAACTGCCTTATCCTTTCTGGCAGCTGTTCGCATTTGCGGTACTGCTGGTAGCCATTGTATACATCGCCAAGTTCTTTCTTTTGAAATTATTTGGCTGGCTTTTCCGGATCCAGCACCTGACGGACGCCTATATTTTTCTGATCTTCCTGGTAAGCAAGATCCTTGTACTGTTCCTGCTTCCCGTAATCGTGATCACCGCTTTGGGCGGCACGGGCGTTAAGACCATTATATGGACACTAAGCTGGATCGTTATTGCAGCCCTGTTTCTCTATCGTTTTGTGATCGCCCTTCAGATGGCGCAAAAAAGTAATAAGATCAGTCTTTTTCATTTCTTCGTTTACCTCGTTGCATTTGAACTGTTACCCGCTTTTGTAATCTATAAGTTTATTTTACATTTTTTAACGGGGAATAGTGTACCTTTGCACCCAATTTAG
- a CDS encoding uroporphyrinogen-III synthase: protein MSSNVATKPVAKPEAGKVKHILISQPRPKSEKSPYFDLEKKYGVALDFETLIVLEAISGKDFRRQKINITNYTGVIFTSRNAIDHFFRTCEEMKVNVSQDTKYFCITEAVALYLQKFILYRKRKVFYGTDGSNKSLLDVINKHKENLNFLYVCSENQQDNEITSWLKQHDCSFDLAFMYRTKSNDVKKTLSNKKFDVLCFFTPSGIKSWYDNFPDFVQQDVVIGTFGDNTKDAALKAGLKPQIVAPSPKTPSMITALDQFLTGNNRK, encoded by the coding sequence ATGTCAAGTAACGTAGCAACAAAACCGGTGGCAAAACCTGAAGCTGGAAAAGTAAAGCACATCCTCATCAGCCAGCCAAGACCAAAGAGCGAAAAATCTCCCTATTTCGACCTCGAGAAAAAATATGGTGTAGCCCTGGATTTTGAAACACTGATTGTGCTGGAAGCTATATCAGGAAAGGACTTCAGACGGCAAAAGATCAATATTACCAATTATACGGGAGTTATTTTTACAAGCCGTAACGCCATAGATCATTTTTTCAGAACCTGTGAGGAAATGAAGGTCAATGTATCCCAGGACACCAAATATTTTTGTATTACAGAGGCCGTGGCACTTTATCTTCAGAAATTCATCCTCTACCGTAAGCGGAAAGTGTTCTATGGAACGGACGGCAGCAATAAAAGCCTTCTGGATGTGATCAATAAACATAAGGAGAATCTCAATTTTCTGTATGTGTGTTCTGAAAATCAGCAGGATAATGAAATCACCAGCTGGCTCAAACAGCACGACTGTTCGTTTGACCTCGCCTTTATGTACCGTACCAAGAGCAATGATGTTAAAAAAACACTGAGCAACAAGAAATTTGATGTGCTCTGCTTTTTTACCCCGAGCGGCATTAAAAGCTGGTATGATAATTTTCCCGACTTTGTACAGCAGGATGTGGTCATCGGCACTTTCGGAGACAATACAAAGGACGCCGCACTAAAGGCCGGTCTGAAACCTCAGATTGTCGCCCCATCGCCCAAAACACCGAGCATGATCACGGCCCTGGACCAGTTCCTGACAGGCAATAACCGGAAATAG